DNA from Actinomycetota bacterium:
TCCACCTCGCTTGCCGTCTGCTGGGCGCCGATCAGGATCACGCCGAGCGACCGTCCGCGTTCGGCGACGTCGAGGAGGATCTCCTTGATCGGGCTGAACCCTTCTCGCGGCGCGTACTTGTTCAGTTCGTCCAGAACGAGGAACAGCAACTCGTCGGACTGGCCCTGGCGTTCCTTGTCCTCGAACGCCCGGCGCACGGTGACGCCGACGACGAACCGCTTCGCCCGGTCGTTGAGGTTGTGAAGATCCACGACGGTCACCTGTCGCCGCAGCTCGATGCGGTGTCGCTCCGCGCTCGGCAGATCACCCCTGACGAGGTGCTCGACATGACGGACGGCTCCCTGGATGCGCCGAACGAATGCGTTGACGGTGCCGATGCCGATCGCAGGGCCTGCCCACTCGATACGCGTGTCCTCCTCCTGCACCTTTCGGGTGATGAGGTCTGCGAGGTCCCGGAAGGTCCGAACCGGCTCGCCTTCGATCGAGACGCCGCCGTCGTCCAGAACGGTCGCCTTGCGCAGGCGAGCCATCACGTTGTACACGACCATCGTGTAATGGGCGCGGTCGTCCTCGGCGTCGGCAAAGAGGAACGGCAGGAGATCCTGCGTGCAGAACTCGGCGATCGTCCAGAAGAACGGCGTGACACCTTCGTGGCGGGCCCGCACGTCGGGTGCCGCAGACGGCGACCCATGCTTCGGCGGCACATAGATGCCGACGGACCGGAACGGGCTCGCCGGGAGACCAAGGGTGCGATACCGCTTGGCCTGGTCGTCGCCCATTGCCAGGTTCGGACGGTCGAGGAACAGCAGGTCCTCGCCTTTGACGTTGAAGATGAGCGCCTTGGTGTTGACCGCCCGCGCACCCAGAACACCCGAGGTGAAGAGGCTGTGGAGCAGGAAGGTCGCGTAGGTGGTCTTCGTTGCGACGCCGGAGACTCCGGAGATGTTGACGTGGGCACCCCGAGTGCCGTCGACGAATTCCAGGTTGAC
Protein-coding regions in this window:
- a CDS encoding ATP-binding protein; the protein is MTHNIVGRVIGTEDATPLEFWVGVAPGEYLQLDDVVALERTLPGGDTVHIYGIVEQVRARHEGARFDSDVFLIEEGILPAEVGEAAKVVATRFEPETFVPPRPGQGVVRATGEERDRALFFDRMTDRIPVGSSRSGEPMFVNLEFVDGTRGAHVNISGVSGVATKTTYATFLLHSLFTSGVLGARAVNTKALIFNVKGEDLLFLDRPNLAMGDDQAKRYRTLGLPASPFRSVGIYVPPKHGSPSAAPDVRARHEGVTPFFWTIAEFCTQDLLPFLFADAEDDRAHYTMVVYNVMARLRKATVLDDGGVSIEGEPVRTFRDLADLITRKVQEEDTRIEWAGPAIGIGTVNAFVRRIQGAVRHVEHLVRGDLPSAERHRIELRRQVTVVDLHNLNDRAKRFVVGVTVRRAFEDKERQGQSDELLFLVLDELNKYAPREGFSPIKEILLDVAERGRSLGVILIGAQQTASEVERRIIANSAIRVVGRLDSAEAGRDEYGFLPIVQRQRATIMKPGTMIVAQPELPIPVVLEFPFPAWATRASEAGPPVGGGDVPEDPFEGLT